From bacterium, one genomic window encodes:
- a CDS encoding pyridoxamine 5'-phosphate oxidase family protein produces the protein MNPEVQQKIIELLKVPQLSNLATVTLDGKPWTRYVMINSDNEFNLRSAVCINSRKVKQIENNPEVHVTFGINDPADLSKPYVQIQGKARITTDRKEKNDYWFDMLSAVFSGPDDPNYSVLVIEPYRAEFMNPGSMSPEIWEKEFR, from the coding sequence ATGAATCCGGAAGTACAACAAAAGATAATCGAGCTTTTGAAAGTCCCCCAGTTGTCGAACTTGGCGACCGTGACTTTGGACGGCAAACCGTGGACCCGTTACGTTATGATAAATTCGGATAATGAATTCAATCTGCGCTCGGCCGTTTGCATTAATTCGAGAAAAGTCAAACAAATAGAGAATAATCCGGAGGTTCATGTAACCTTCGGCATCAACGACCCGGCGGATTTGAGCAAACCCTATGTGCAGATACAGGGCAAGGCGAGAATAACGACGGATCGAAAAGAAAAAAACGATTATTGGTTCGACATGCTTTCGGCTGTTTTCTCGGGTCCGGATGACCCCAATTATTCCGTGTTGGTGATCGAACCCTATCGCGCCGAATTCATGAATCCGGGATCGATGTCTCCCGAAATATGGGAAAAGGAATTTCGTTAG
- a CDS encoding class I SAM-dependent methyltransferase: protein MDIPRIFTITESAHRIHNPFSLEKLAALGAALRLEAGSRVLDLGSGSGEMLCTWARDYGVIGTGVDMSRLFTEQAKLRAKELGVADRVKFIHGDAAGYVSDEKADVAACVGATWIAGGVVGTIELLARSLRTGGIILIGEPYWRQLPPTEDVA from the coding sequence GTGGACATTCCACGAATCTTCACTATCACCGAAAGCGCTCACCGTATCCATAACCCGTTCTCGCTCGAAAAGCTTGCCGCTCTCGGGGCGGCGCTGCGTCTGGAAGCGGGGTCCCGAGTGCTCGACCTCGGCAGCGGTTCGGGGGAGATGCTCTGCACTTGGGCACGCGATTACGGCGTCATAGGCACCGGCGTCGACATGAGCCGGTTGTTCACCGAGCAAGCGAAACTCCGCGCCAAAGAACTCGGCGTCGCCGATCGAGTCAAGTTCATCCATGGCGATGCCGCCGGTTACGTCTCCGACGAGAAGGCCGATGTGGCAGCCTGTGTCGGTGCCACTTGGATCGCCGGAGGAGTCGTCGGTACTATCGAGCTTCTGGCACGGAGCCTGCGCACCGGAGGGATCATCCTCATCGGCGAGCCCTATTGGCGGCAGTTACCGCCGACGGAAGATGTTGCCA